One Sphaerisporangium krabiense DNA segment encodes these proteins:
- the ccsB gene encoding c-type cytochrome biogenesis protein CcsB, which yields MPTEIDSGLAALSDQLILATVLLYVLAMIGYALDLGFGRIRAATATPVRKLVTVGAGAEDAGHTGPAGDGGPDAPVAAPPPTTSWVRRTGAIAVALSWLGLAANVAALITRGLAVGRWPWANMYEFVVAICIAAVGAFLVMQARQPVRFLGAFVCLAAALVLGFAVRYLHVQAGPVVPALNSYWIAIHVTAAIIAAGLFIVAGVAGILFLARKDGPSRLPTRDVLERVAHQAIVIAFPIWTFAVIAGALWADKAWGRYWGWDPKEVWSFITWIAYAAYLHAKATAGWRGRAATIVQLIAFGCLVFNLVGVNIFLSGLHSYAQVP from the coding sequence ATGCCCACTGAGATCGACTCCGGACTCGCCGCGCTCAGCGACCAGCTGATCCTGGCGACCGTCCTGCTCTACGTGCTCGCCATGATCGGCTACGCGCTGGACCTCGGCTTCGGCCGGATCAGGGCCGCGACGGCCACGCCGGTCCGCAAGCTGGTCACGGTGGGCGCGGGCGCCGAGGACGCCGGGCACACCGGCCCCGCCGGCGATGGCGGCCCTGACGCCCCTGTCGCCGCGCCGCCCCCCACGACGTCCTGGGTACGGCGCACGGGCGCCATCGCGGTGGCCCTGAGCTGGCTGGGCCTCGCGGCCAACGTCGCCGCCCTCATCACCAGGGGCCTCGCGGTGGGCCGCTGGCCGTGGGCGAACATGTACGAGTTCGTGGTGGCCATCTGCATCGCCGCGGTCGGCGCGTTCCTGGTGATGCAGGCCCGCCAGCCGGTGCGCTTCCTCGGCGCGTTCGTCTGCCTGGCCGCCGCCCTGGTGCTCGGGTTCGCCGTACGTTACCTCCACGTACAGGCCGGCCCTGTCGTTCCGGCACTGAACTCTTACTGGATCGCCATCCATGTGACGGCGGCGATCATCGCCGCGGGTCTGTTCATCGTCGCCGGGGTCGCCGGGATCCTGTTCCTGGCGCGCAAGGACGGCCCGTCGCGGCTGCCCACGAGGGACGTCCTGGAGAGGGTCGCCCACCAGGCCATCGTCATCGCCTTCCCCATCTGGACGTTCGCCGTCATCGCGGGCGCCCTGTGGGCCGACAAGGCGTGGGGACGTTACTGGGGCTGGGACCCCAAGGAGGTCTGGTCGTTCATCACCTGGATCGCCTACGCGGCCTACCTGCACGCGAAGGCGACCGCGGGGTGGCGGGGCAGGGCCGCGACGATCGTCCAGCTCATCGCCTTCGGCTGCCTCGTCTTCAACCTGGTGGGTGTGAACATCTTCCTGTCGGGCCTGCACTCCTACGCGCAGGTGCCGTAG
- a CDS encoding delta-60 repeat domain-containing protein yields MPTRKPNRKPAAAAASLLAGAIALLPCAAARAGTVPHPRVVSPDPVDHTPHVLDGIVNAFALVGRTVVVGGEFTKVREARGGAALRRSNLFAYDLPTGQVDPRFSPEVDGPVRALAAGPRGTVYVGGGFLSAGRPGGRDGAARGLARLSVADGAPVPGFAAPVTGGEVLSLVLQGRGLYVGGDFEGVSGASRPALARLDAETGGLDPSFTVTPGGGRGGAPKVYAMAATRDRLAVDGSFTTLDGLRRPQVGLIDIGTARPSVAAWHTEAYAPACKEAFPSYVRGLDFSPDGQYFVVVTTGGAKGTAKLCDSAARFETYSAGSAGSAASPGSRDRVIRPTWVNFTGGDSLYSVAVTGAAVYVGGHQRWLDNPRGSDSAGPGAVPRPGIAAIHPVTGKALTWNPTRDRGIGVKAFLAHKGGLLVGSDTTHLGHEYHARVGMFPLP; encoded by the coding sequence ATGCCGACCCGAAAGCCCAACCGGAAGCCGGCCGCCGCGGCCGCCTCCCTGCTCGCGGGGGCCATCGCCCTGCTCCCCTGCGCCGCCGCCCGCGCCGGGACCGTTCCGCATCCCCGCGTGGTCTCCCCCGACCCCGTCGACCACACCCCCCACGTGCTCGACGGCATCGTCAACGCCTTCGCCCTGGTGGGAAGGACGGTCGTGGTCGGCGGCGAGTTCACCAAGGTGCGCGAGGCGCGGGGCGGCGCCGCGCTGCGCAGGTCCAACCTGTTCGCCTACGACCTGCCGACCGGGCAGGTGGACCCGCGCTTCTCGCCCGAGGTGGACGGGCCGGTGCGCGCGCTGGCGGCGGGCCCGCGTGGAACGGTCTACGTCGGGGGCGGCTTCCTCTCGGCCGGGCGGCCCGGCGGCCGGGACGGCGCGGCCCGCGGCCTCGCGCGGCTGTCGGTGGCCGACGGCGCCCCGGTGCCGGGCTTCGCCGCGCCGGTGACCGGCGGCGAGGTGCTGAGCCTGGTGCTCCAGGGCAGGGGGCTGTACGTCGGCGGCGACTTCGAGGGCGTGTCCGGCGCCTCGCGGCCGGCGCTCGCCCGCCTGGACGCCGAGACCGGCGGCCTCGACCCCTCCTTCACCGTCACGCCGGGCGGGGGGCGCGGAGGCGCGCCGAAGGTCTACGCGATGGCCGCGACCCGTGACCGTCTGGCGGTGGACGGCTCGTTCACCACGCTGGACGGCCTGCGCCGTCCCCAGGTGGGGCTGATCGACATCGGGACGGCCCGCCCGTCCGTCGCCGCCTGGCACACCGAGGCGTACGCCCCCGCGTGTAAGGAGGCGTTTCCCTCTTACGTTCGTGGCCTGGATTTCTCACCCGACGGGCAGTATTTCGTCGTTGTGACGACAGGCGGCGCGAAGGGCACGGCCAAGCTGTGTGATTCCGCGGCGCGGTTCGAGACCTATTCAGCGGGTTCAGCGGGTTCCGCGGCTTCACCGGGTTCACGGGACCGGGTGATCCGGCCCACTTGGGTGAACTTCACCGGCGGCGACTCACTGTACTCGGTGGCGGTGACCGGCGCCGCGGTCTACGTCGGGGGGCATCAGCGCTGGTTGGACAACCCGCGGGGCTCGGACTCGGCCGGGCCGGGCGCGGTGCCGAGGCCGGGCATTGCCGCGATTCACCCTGTCACCGGCAAAGCCCTCACATGGAACCCGACTCGCGACCGCGGCATCGGAGTCAAAGCGTTCCTGGCTCACAAAGGCGGCCTTCTCGTCGGAAGCGACACCACGCACCTCGGACACGAGTACCATGCCCGGGTCGGCATGTTCCCGCTCCCTTAA
- a CDS encoding DUF4229 domain-containing protein — translation MRPFLVYTASRLGLFAVTLGVLYLIGIHNAFWLLVISFVISGVASYVLLSKQRDAVSEQISKGRRA, via the coding sequence GTGCGACCGTTTCTCGTCTACACCGCGTCACGGCTCGGCCTGTTCGCCGTCACCCTCGGTGTGCTCTACCTGATCGGCATCCACAACGCGTTCTGGCTGCTGGTGATCAGTTTCGTGATCAGTGGCGTCGCCAGCTACGTGCTGCTGTCCAAGCAGCGTGACGCGGTGAGTGAGCAGATCAGCAAGGGCCGCCGGGCTTAA
- a CDS encoding BldC family transcriptional regulator: MRGGEIVESSSERLLTPGEVAALFRVDPKTVTRWAAAGRISSIRTPGGHRRFRESEVHALLRGEEVLTAERPGGDSPRV, from the coding sequence ATGCGAGGGGGAGAGATTGTGGAGAGTAGCAGCGAACGTCTGCTGACCCCCGGAGAGGTTGCCGCCCTCTTCCGGGTCGATCCAAAAACGGTGACGCGCTGGGCAGCGGCAGGCCGTATCAGCAGCATCCGCACCCCCGGAGGGCACCGGCGTTTCCGCGAGTCGGAAGTGCACGCTCTCCTGCGTGGCGAGGAAGTTCTCACGGCCGAACGGCCGGGCGGCGACTCGCCGCGTGTCTGA
- a CDS encoding cytochrome c biogenesis CcdA family protein codes for MSGLTTTIAAGSLLVALPVALAAGLVSFLSPCVLPLVPGYLSYVTGMSGDPRRGRMIAGSALFVLGFSLVFVLGGALFGGLGSALHGNAEVITRVLGALTIVLGLAFLGVIPGLQRDVRIHRLPAAGVAGAPLLGIVFGLGWTPCIGPTLSAVLALSLDQASAVRGAALAFAYALGLGVPFVLAALAYRKAIRTFSAVRRHSPLITRAGGAMLVLVGVLLVTGLWTQMIASMQGWVGGFEPVI; via the coding sequence GTGAGCGGCCTCACGACCACCATCGCGGCCGGTTCGCTGCTGGTGGCCCTGCCCGTCGCGCTGGCGGCCGGGCTGGTGTCGTTCCTGTCCCCGTGCGTCCTGCCCCTGGTGCCCGGCTACCTGTCCTACGTCACCGGCATGAGCGGCGACCCCAGGCGTGGCCGCATGATCGCGGGCAGCGCCCTGTTCGTGCTGGGCTTCTCGCTGGTGTTCGTGCTCGGCGGCGCGCTGTTCGGCGGCCTCGGCTCGGCGCTGCACGGCAACGCCGAGGTGATCACCCGGGTGCTGGGCGCGCTGACGATCGTGCTCGGCCTGGCCTTCCTGGGCGTGATCCCGGGCCTGCAGCGCGACGTGCGCATCCACCGCCTGCCCGCGGCGGGCGTCGCGGGCGCGCCCCTGCTCGGCATCGTGTTCGGCCTTGGCTGGACCCCCTGCATCGGCCCCACGCTGTCCGCCGTCCTCGCGCTCTCGCTGGACCAGGCGAGCGCGGTGCGCGGCGCCGCGCTGGCCTTCGCCTACGCGCTCGGGCTCGGCGTGCCGTTCGTGCTGGCCGCGCTGGCCTACCGCAAGGCGATCAGGACGTTCTCGGCGGTGCGCCGCCACTCCCCGCTCATCACCCGCGCCGGCGGCGCCATGCTGGTCCTGGTGGGCGTCCTGCTGGTGACCGGCCTCTGGACGCAGATGATCGCGAGCATGCAGGGCTGGGTCGGCGGATTCGAGCCGGTGATCTGA
- a CDS encoding PLDc N-terminal domain-containing protein gives MPSVLLGLALLAFWLYCLFDVITTPEEDVRNLPKMLWVLIVVLLVAIGGLFWLLLGRPLSQQTVQRRRTGRPSVNRPPVVRGPDDDPEFLRDLDRRLRREDD, from the coding sequence ATGCCTAGCGTGCTTCTCGGCCTGGCGCTGTTGGCCTTCTGGCTCTACTGCCTGTTCGATGTGATAACCACCCCTGAGGAGGACGTCAGGAACCTGCCGAAGATGCTGTGGGTTCTGATCGTCGTGCTCCTGGTCGCGATCGGCGGCCTGTTCTGGCTGCTCCTCGGCCGTCCGTTGAGTCAGCAGACCGTACAGCGTCGGCGCACGGGCCGCCCGAGCGTCAACCGCCCCCCGGTGGTCCGCGGCCCCGACGACGACCCCGAATTCCTCCGCGACCTCGACCGTCGCCTCCGCCGCGAGGACGACTGA
- a CDS encoding TlpA family protein disulfide reductase, which yields MSAKPRALLAAVLAMAALAGCAGTQQGAQPQSGDTRFVAGDGSMLVVPAGQRQAAPEVQGQTLEGTAAALADHKGKVLVLNFWASWCAPCRSEAPVLKDIAAKTKDHGVTFLGVDFKDDKAQALAFQRTQQPGYPSLFDQPGKVALAFHGMVNPAAIPSTLVLDRQGRVAARALGEVRHSDLLNVVTKVSDEK from the coding sequence GTGTCCGCGAAGCCACGTGCCCTCCTCGCCGCCGTGCTGGCCATGGCGGCCCTAGCGGGCTGCGCGGGAACCCAGCAGGGCGCCCAGCCGCAGTCGGGCGACACACGCTTCGTCGCCGGCGACGGAAGCATGCTCGTCGTCCCGGCCGGTCAGCGCCAGGCGGCCCCCGAGGTCCAGGGCCAGACCCTGGAAGGCACGGCCGCCGCCCTCGCCGACCACAAGGGCAAGGTCCTCGTGCTCAACTTCTGGGCGTCCTGGTGCGCCCCGTGCCGCAGCGAGGCCCCGGTGCTCAAGGACATCGCCGCCAAGACCAAGGACCACGGCGTCACCTTCCTCGGCGTCGACTTCAAGGACGACAAGGCGCAGGCGCTGGCCTTCCAGCGCACTCAGCAGCCGGGGTACCCCAGCCTGTTCGACCAGCCGGGCAAGGTCGCGCTGGCCTTCCACGGCATGGTCAACCCCGCCGCCATCCCCTCCACGCTCGTGCTCGACCGGCAGGGGAGGGTCGCGGCGCGCGCCCTCGGCGAGGTGCGCCACTCCGACCTGCTCAACGTGGTGACCAAGGTCAGCGATGAGAAGTAG
- the resB gene encoding cytochrome c biogenesis protein ResB, whose amino-acid sequence MSLTEEVRADPARPVGLGPMGWLRWGWRLLTSMRTALILLFLFALASVPGSIYPQRSISPDKVAQYFKDSPGLAAWLDRLWLFDVFTAPWFAATYLLLFVSLAGCIVPRTTAHLRELRRRPPAAPRNLSRLPQHASFTAPGATVERVAAELRRRRFRTVTGPGWVSAEKGYLRETGNLLFHVALLGLLVAVGVGALFGYRGNVLLVEGNGFANTVAAYDRYIPGQRVSAQSLEPFSFTLEDFQATYVAAGERRGQPLTFSARLKVTDRPGAAERPYDLEVNEPLDVNGTQTYLLGHGYAPMFKVLDGKGQVAFEGPVPCLTADQVTYTSECVIKVPDAEPSQLGFLVRFLPTTVPAADGSWVSVFPGAANPTAQVFAFSGDLGLKSGQPQSVYQLDTTNLKPLVMGLKTKPLAVGDTLPLPGGAGSVQLTGVREWISLQIAYDPGRGPALVAAALAVLGLVLSLTVRRRRVFVRVAEAAEGEETTVEAGGLTRTEGGAAFAEEFSTIVTSLRGTEAGEAASREGANNAH is encoded by the coding sequence ATGTCGCTGACCGAAGAGGTCCGGGCCGACCCGGCGCGCCCCGTGGGTCTCGGGCCCATGGGATGGCTGCGCTGGGGCTGGCGCCTGCTCACCTCGATGCGCACCGCGCTGATCCTGCTGTTCCTGTTCGCGCTCGCCTCGGTGCCCGGCTCGATCTACCCGCAGCGCTCGATCAGCCCCGACAAGGTCGCCCAGTACTTCAAGGACAGCCCCGGCCTGGCCGCCTGGCTGGACCGGCTGTGGCTGTTCGACGTGTTCACCGCGCCGTGGTTCGCGGCCACCTACCTGCTGCTGTTCGTCTCGCTCGCCGGGTGCATCGTCCCGAGGACCACGGCACACCTGCGCGAGCTGCGGCGCAGGCCGCCCGCGGCCCCGCGCAACCTGTCCCGGCTGCCGCAGCACGCCTCCTTCACCGCTCCCGGCGCCACGGTCGAGCGGGTCGCGGCGGAGCTGAGGAGAAGGCGGTTCCGCACCGTCACCGGGCCCGGCTGGGTGTCCGCGGAGAAGGGGTACCTGCGCGAGACCGGCAACCTGCTCTTCCACGTCGCCCTGCTCGGCCTGCTGGTCGCGGTCGGCGTCGGCGCCCTGTTCGGCTACCGCGGCAACGTGCTGCTGGTCGAGGGCAACGGCTTCGCCAACACCGTCGCCGCCTACGACCGGTACATCCCCGGGCAGAGGGTGTCGGCCCAGTCGCTGGAGCCGTTCTCCTTCACCCTGGAGGACTTCCAGGCCACCTACGTCGCGGCGGGGGAGCGGCGCGGGCAGCCGCTCACCTTTTCGGCGCGCCTGAAGGTCACCGACCGCCCCGGCGCGGCCGAACGCCCCTACGACCTGGAGGTCAACGAGCCGCTCGACGTGAACGGCACGCAGACCTACCTGCTCGGCCACGGCTACGCCCCGATGTTCAAGGTGCTCGACGGCAAGGGCCAGGTGGCGTTCGAGGGCCCGGTGCCCTGCCTCACCGCCGACCAGGTGACCTACACCTCCGAGTGCGTGATCAAGGTGCCGGACGCCGAGCCGTCGCAGCTCGGGTTCCTGGTGCGGTTCCTGCCGACCACCGTGCCCGCCGCGGACGGCTCGTGGGTGTCGGTGTTCCCCGGCGCCGCCAACCCCACCGCCCAGGTGTTCGCCTTCTCCGGCGACCTCGGGCTGAAGAGCGGCCAGCCGCAGTCGGTGTACCAGCTCGACACGACGAACCTCAAGCCCCTGGTCATGGGGCTGAAGACCAAGCCACTCGCCGTCGGCGACACGCTGCCGCTGCCCGGAGGCGCCGGCTCGGTCCAGCTCACCGGCGTCCGGGAGTGGATCAGCCTGCAGATCGCCTACGACCCCGGCCGCGGCCCCGCCCTGGTGGCCGCCGCCCTGGCCGTGCTCGGCCTCGTGCTCTCGCTGACCGTGCGCCGCCGCCGGGTGTTCGTCCGGGTCGCCGAGGCCGCCGAAGGCGAGGAGACGACGGTCGAGGCCGGCGGCCTGACCCGCACCGAGGGCGGCGCCGCCTTCGCCGAGGAGTTCTCCACGATCGTCACGTCCCTTCGAGGGACCGAGGCCGGCGAGGCCGCCTCGCGTGAAGGAGCGAACAATGCCCACTGA